Proteins encoded in a region of the Eschrichtius robustus isolate mEscRob2 chromosome 14, mEscRob2.pri, whole genome shotgun sequence genome:
- the CCDC188 gene encoding LOW QUALITY PROTEIN: coiled-coil domain-containing protein 188 (The sequence of the model RefSeq protein was modified relative to this genomic sequence to represent the inferred CDS: substituted 1 base at 1 genomic stop codon), with protein MEGPKTLGPRGHSHPQCPQPPASSSHGGCLDPPCXGFVRWPCMMPLGSTHSVESARPFPAPETGGGGPRVGDKVPGNFITGEEGEMQRQRPRDHPAGARQGQVEMGLGWGWPLHSGREQGTPRQGAGPSSGPRSCPCPPLTPGAGTPASPRAAPSQLQSVFLGPAEQSFLQMEQENQNLKRQNQDLQEQLGALLGPGQQFLPLCPEHSSCTALTWPLEQASARPLEDSAPLQLLRQELCRGKESFVQQSQNELQQIRLSFERKKMAITEVWDGVAEVHMALNNQATGLLNLKKDIRGVLNQMEDIQLEILGERAQCRTQVRKEQQMVCIGKARTQLGCSEGLKRQLWLLALRLLLGALLAGTAAYVYVVDPAPFEGLVPPLLSRATVWKLRTLLGPFLRLEVDDFLPF; from the exons ATGGAGGGGCCGAAAACCCTGGGACCCCGTGGCCACTCCCACCCACAgtgcccccaacccccagcttcGAGCAGCCATGGAGGATGCCTGGACCCACCCTGCTAGGGGTTTGTAAGGTGGCCCTGCATGATGCCTCTCGGCTCCACCCACTCAGTGGAGTCTGCCAGGCCTTTCCCGGCcccggagacagggggtggggggcccAGGGTCGGTGACAAGGTACCTGGGAACTTTATCACAGGTGAAGAGGGAGAGATGCAGCGACAGAGGCCGCGAGACCACCCGGCGGGGGCGAGACAAGGACAAGTAGagatggggctggggtggggctggccCCTGCACTCAGGCCGAGAGCAGGGGACAcccaggcagggggcggggcccaGCTCAGGGCCCAGATCCTGCCCTTGCCCGCCCCTGACCCCGGGGGCAGGGACCCCGGCCTCGCCCAGGGCAGCCCCCTCCCAGCTCCAGAGCGTGTTCCTGGGGCCTGCAGAGCAGTCCTTTCTCCAGATGGAGCAGGAGAACCAGAATCTG AAAAGGCAGAACCAGGACCTGCAGGAGCAGCTGGGGGCCCTCCTGGGGCCAGGGCAGCAGTTCCTGCCCTTGTGCCCGGAGCACTCGAGCTGCACGGCCCTGACCTGG CCCCTTGAGCAGGCCAGTGCCCGGCCCCTGGAGGACAGTGCCCCTCTGCAGCTGCTGCGGCAGGAGCTGTGCCGGGGGAAAGAGTCCTTCGTGCAACAGTCCCAG AACGAGCTGCAGCAGATCCGACTGTCCTTTGAGAGGAAGAAGATGGCCATCACCGAG GTGTGGGATGGCGTGGCCGAAGTACACATGGCCCTGAACAACCAGGCCACCGGGCTCCTG AACCTCAAGAAGGACATCCGGGGTGTGCTGAACCAGATGGAGGACATCCAGCTGGAGATTTTGGG ggAACGGGCCCAGTGCCGCACCCAGGTCAGGAAGGAGCAGCAGATGGTGTGCATAGGG AAGGCGCGGACGCAGCTGGGATGTTCCGAGGGCCTCAAACGCCAGCTCTG GCTGCTGGCCCTGAGGTTGCTGCTGGGTGCCCTGCTAGCCGGCACTGCCGCCTACGTGTACGTGGTGGACCCCGCGCCCTTCGAGGGGCTGGTGCCGCCCCTGCTGAGCCGCGCCACCGTCTGGAAGCTCCGGACCCTGCTGGGCCCGTTCCTGCGCCTTGAGGTGGACGACTTCCTGCCCTTCTAG